The following coding sequences lie in one Jonesia denitrificans DSM 20603 genomic window:
- a CDS encoding restriction endonuclease, which translates to MRSWKLTTMKPEPTIWGVHNDTLTEEIIAGGFISAGWDKLGDLNNIPDGREGFKNELAKHYPERKPLAIAGWAGILTRLRDTMQPGDIVVAPYKPDSTINIGIITGDYYYATNETTHRHRRPVRWEKIGLSRTVFTQPALYEVGSFLTIFRVRKHADEFLAALHTTEHAVDAVTNIVEHAAREETDEENTDEPRASRIERHTRDHVLEALHKNLTHQEFEEFTADLLRALGYQARVTQYNQDGGVDVIAHRDPLGVEPPQIKVQCKHLTSTIGAPDVQQLIGTQGPGDYVVFVTLGNYSRDAISIERQRSGLRLLTGEDVVTLFLDHYAQLPERWRTRIPLTPLLVVADNADL; encoded by the coding sequence GTGCGTTCTTGGAAGCTGACCACCATGAAACCTGAACCCACAATCTGGGGTGTCCACAACGACACACTCACAGAGGAAATTATCGCCGGAGGGTTCATTAGCGCAGGGTGGGACAAACTCGGAGACCTCAACAACATCCCAGATGGGCGTGAAGGGTTCAAAAACGAACTCGCAAAGCACTACCCAGAACGTAAACCCCTCGCTATCGCAGGGTGGGCGGGCATCCTCACCCGCCTCCGCGACACCATGCAACCAGGTGACATCGTTGTTGCCCCGTACAAACCCGACAGCACAATAAACATCGGCATTATTACGGGGGATTACTACTACGCCACAAATGAAACAACACATCGCCACCGACGCCCCGTCCGCTGGGAAAAGATCGGGCTTTCACGGACGGTCTTCACCCAGCCCGCGCTTTACGAAGTGGGTTCATTTCTCACGATTTTCCGCGTGAGGAAACACGCGGACGAGTTCCTCGCGGCCCTCCACACAACCGAACACGCCGTGGATGCTGTGACAAACATCGTTGAGCACGCCGCTAGGGAAGAAACCGACGAAGAGAACACCGACGAACCACGCGCCTCACGCATCGAACGGCATACCCGCGACCACGTACTCGAAGCGCTCCACAAAAACCTCACCCACCAAGAATTCGAAGAATTCACAGCCGACCTCTTACGTGCCCTCGGTTACCAAGCACGCGTCACCCAGTACAACCAAGACGGGGGAGTTGATGTTATCGCCCACCGCGACCCGCTCGGTGTTGAACCCCCACAAATCAAAGTGCAATGTAAACACCTCACCAGCACCATCGGTGCACCGGATGTTCAACAACTCATTGGCACCCAAGGGCCCGGGGACTACGTTGTCTTTGTGACACTAGGGAACTACAGCAGAGACGCAATATCCATCGAACGTCAACGGTCGGGTTTACGTCTTCTTACTGGGGAGGACGTTGTCACGCTGTTTCTTGACCACTATGCGCAGCTCCCGGAACGGTGGCGCACGCGCATACCGCTCACACCATTGCTTGTTGTGGCAGACAACGCCGACCTGTAA
- a CDS encoding 3'-5' exonuclease: MTGYAVIDVETTGLSSRNDRVIELAVVHTDTHGTITGHWETLINPQRNLTAQHIHHIHASHIQHAPLFADIATDLLTLLDGRVPVAHNAPFDARFLAAELHRTGKTLHQQHDFLCTMNLSRRYLPGVGKPLADCLAATNITNTGAHTALADATATAQLLAHYIHNSPPTDWEPHLTKATTNRHHHTPPPLTARWHPRANATPDNTATIILNALDPDAFDLTTPTDHTTYLTALTRTITTALTQGHLTDNDTYALAELGNTMGMSRDTASELHERLYHELVQQMPEQSRAIAHLLAVGD, from the coding sequence GTGACAGGCTACGCAGTCATCGACGTCGAAACCACCGGACTCAGCTCACGCAACGACCGCGTCATCGAACTCGCCGTCGTCCACACCGACACCCACGGAACCATCACCGGCCACTGGGAAACACTCATCAACCCCCAACGCAACCTCACCGCCCAACACATCCACCACATCCACGCCTCCCACATCCAACACGCCCCACTCTTCGCCGACATCGCCACCGACCTCCTCACCCTCCTCGACGGCCGCGTCCCAGTCGCCCACAACGCACCCTTCGACGCCCGATTCCTCGCCGCCGAACTCCACCGCACCGGAAAAACCCTCCACCAACAACACGACTTCCTATGCACCATGAACCTCTCCCGACGCTACCTACCCGGAGTAGGCAAACCCCTCGCCGACTGCCTAGCCGCCACCAACATCACCAACACCGGCGCCCACACCGCACTCGCCGACGCCACCGCAACCGCACAACTCCTCGCCCACTACATCCACAACAGCCCACCCACCGACTGGGAACCCCACCTCACCAAAGCCACCACCAACCGACACCACCACACACCCCCACCCCTCACCGCACGCTGGCACCCACGAGCCAACGCCACCCCCGACAACACCGCCACCATCATCCTCAACGCCCTCGACCCCGACGCATTCGACCTCACCACACCCACAGACCACACCACCTACCTCACCGCCCTCACCCGCACCATCACCACAGCCCTCACCCAAGGACACCTCACCGACAACGACACCTACGCGCTCGCAGAACTGGGCAACACCATGGGAATGTCCCGAGACACGGCGTCTGAACTGCACGAACGTCTCTACCACGAACTGGTGCAACAAATGCCAGAGCAGTCCAGAGCGATCGCGCATCTGCTTGCCGTCGGGGATTAA
- the pepN gene encoding aminopeptidase N, with product MTSANLTREETADRAAHIGVDTIDVLLDVTGAPDPECTGFPVTTTLTFTSTTPSTWFDFVGNAVHEVIVNGQVQPVVWDGARITVSNLVVADPAGTDPAGTDPAGTDPAGTDPSSVNVVRIVAEGAYSRSGEGLHRYVDPADGNTYLYTQYEPADSRRVMVCAEQPDVKASYEFTVTAPAGWEVLNNTVPVDVVESEGSRTVRFARTDRISSYITCVAAGPYHRVDSVWRSDEQTVELGVLCRASLAQYLDADDILEVTKQGLSFFTSAFGSVYPWGKYDQVFVPEYNLGAMENPGLVTFTEAYVFRGAATHAQFEGRANTILHEMAHMWFGDLVTMRWWDDLWLKESFADYMGAHAAAAATKYRDAWVTFANRRKAWAYQQDQLPTTHPIVADIPDVEAAKLNFDGITYAKGASVLKQLVGYVGQDAFFAAARQYFDRHAYGNTTLQDLLTILNETSGRDLNTWADAWLSTSGVTTITAVDAPEPTEGKRPVDSVEMTQDPVRPHRLVVGLYTWDGDRLVRSAKQDVTLTEASTTITVPGWDSAPLRIVNDDDWTYAKVRLDATSLATVSTHVHAITEPLARALVWSSLWNAVRDAQLSARTYLDIVARHAQHETNSALLGSQLANAAFAVDHYVHRDVVADVRVIWLDTVWEGLHAAPGGSDAQVLWARALAHALAAVSDTPRGLVVHGWLNGTIDAPTGLVLDADIRWMWLTALATTGVVGEDDITGELDRDRTGSGRVAAVRARASQPDQTTRAAAWNDAWTNTSLSNEDVDALISGITAGARSDLIAEVQGEYWDRVTQVWADRSIEIARRLVTGLFPVDAVVAAVSATQGHSTGQDPASLWLAHNPDAPGALRRLIIEQHDHAVRGAKAQLRDASN from the coding sequence ATGACTTCTGCGAATCTGACCCGGGAAGAGACAGCTGACCGTGCTGCGCACATCGGTGTTGACACTATTGATGTGCTTCTCGATGTGACTGGTGCTCCGGACCCTGAGTGCACTGGTTTTCCCGTGACCACAACCTTGACGTTCACGTCGACCACACCGTCCACATGGTTTGATTTTGTGGGGAACGCGGTTCATGAGGTGATTGTGAATGGTCAAGTTCAGCCTGTGGTGTGGGATGGTGCCCGTATTACCGTGTCGAACCTTGTCGTCGCTGACCCGGCTGGCACGGACCCGGCTGGCACGGACCCGGCTGGCACGGACCCGGCTGGCACGGACCCGTCCAGCGTCAATGTGGTGCGCATCGTTGCTGAGGGAGCGTATTCGCGGTCAGGGGAGGGGCTGCACAGGTATGTGGACCCGGCTGATGGCAACACCTACTTGTACACGCAGTATGAGCCGGCGGATTCGCGTCGCGTGATGGTGTGTGCTGAGCAACCCGATGTGAAAGCGTCGTATGAGTTCACCGTGACTGCCCCAGCAGGGTGGGAAGTGCTGAACAACACGGTTCCTGTGGACGTTGTGGAGAGTGAGGGGTCGCGGACTGTGCGGTTTGCGCGCACGGACAGGATCTCCAGTTACATTACGTGTGTGGCGGCGGGCCCGTATCATCGGGTGGATTCGGTGTGGCGTTCTGATGAGCAAACCGTTGAGTTGGGTGTGTTGTGTCGGGCGTCGTTGGCGCAGTATCTGGATGCGGACGACATTCTTGAGGTGACGAAGCAGGGGTTGTCGTTTTTCACATCGGCGTTTGGGTCGGTGTACCCGTGGGGGAAGTACGACCAGGTTTTTGTGCCTGAATACAACTTGGGTGCCATGGAAAACCCGGGGTTGGTGACGTTCACTGAGGCGTACGTGTTCCGTGGAGCGGCAACGCACGCCCAGTTTGAGGGGCGTGCGAACACGATCCTGCACGAGATGGCGCACATGTGGTTTGGCGATTTAGTCACGATGCGTTGGTGGGATGACCTGTGGTTGAAGGAGTCGTTTGCCGACTACATGGGGGCGCATGCTGCGGCTGCAGCGACAAAGTACCGTGACGCGTGGGTGACGTTTGCGAACCGTCGTAAAGCGTGGGCGTACCAGCAGGATCAGTTACCCACCACCCACCCGATTGTGGCGGACATCCCTGATGTTGAGGCCGCGAAACTGAACTTTGACGGCATCACTTACGCCAAGGGCGCGTCAGTGTTGAAACAACTGGTGGGGTATGTGGGGCAGGACGCGTTTTTTGCTGCGGCCCGCCAATATTTTGATCGGCACGCTTATGGAAACACCACGTTGCAGGATTTGTTGACGATCCTCAATGAGACCTCTGGTCGTGACCTCAATACGTGGGCTGACGCGTGGCTGTCCACCTCGGGGGTCACCACGATCACAGCTGTCGATGCGCCTGAACCCACCGAGGGGAAGCGCCCGGTTGACAGTGTGGAGATGACCCAAGACCCGGTTCGGCCACACCGCCTGGTGGTCGGTTTATACACCTGGGATGGTGACCGTTTGGTGCGGTCAGCGAAACAAGACGTCACCCTCACTGAGGCGAGCACCACCATCACTGTGCCGGGGTGGGACAGTGCACCGCTGCGCATTGTCAATGATGATGACTGGACGTACGCGAAAGTGCGCTTGGACGCCACCTCGCTTGCGACCGTGTCCACCCACGTGCATGCGATCACCGAACCACTTGCACGGGCCTTGGTGTGGTCATCGTTGTGGAACGCGGTCCGTGACGCCCAACTATCGGCTCGCACCTACCTGGACATTGTGGCGCGCCACGCCCAACACGAAACCAACAGTGCGCTTCTTGGGTCCCAACTGGCGAACGCCGCGTTTGCCGTGGACCATTACGTCCACCGTGACGTGGTTGCTGATGTCCGTGTCATCTGGTTAGACACCGTGTGGGAGGGGTTACATGCGGCACCCGGCGGCTCTGACGCGCAAGTCCTGTGGGCACGCGCCCTCGCCCACGCCCTTGCAGCAGTGTCGGACACTCCACGTGGGCTGGTCGTGCACGGGTGGCTCAATGGAACAATCGATGCGCCCACCGGCCTGGTCCTTGACGCTGATATCCGCTGGATGTGGTTGACTGCCCTCGCCACCACTGGTGTTGTCGGTGAGGACGACATCACTGGCGAACTGGACCGTGACCGTACCGGCAGCGGCCGAGTCGCGGCTGTGCGGGCACGAGCTTCTCAACCAGACCAAACAACCCGTGCGGCAGCCTGGAACGATGCGTGGACGAACACCTCGTTGTCGAATGAGGATGTCGACGCACTGATCTCAGGGATCACCGCAGGCGCTCGCAGTGACCTGATCGCTGAGGTGCAGGGGGAGTATTGGGATCGGGTGACCCAGGTGTGGGCGGATCGCAGCATTGAAATAGCCCGCCGTTTAGTGACCGGGCTGTTCCCTGTTGATGCGGTTGTTGCAGCAGTCAGCGCCACGCAGGGGCACTCCACCGGCCAAGACCCGGCTTCTTTGTGGTTAGCTCACAACCCTGACGCGCCGGGGGCTCTGCGCCGCCTCATTATTGAGCAGCATGATCACGCTGTTCGTGGTGCGAAAGCTCAGTTGCGCGACGCATCAAACTGA
- a CDS encoding PH domain-containing protein, with protein sequence MIVETAAITEWIFVQEVPIPNDVAGLLAPGEQPYAAFKTFRDSAIFTSKRLIVRDAQGIRGKKVEIYSLPYSSINMWSTENAGTFDLSAEVELWTRAGRIKIKLGKGMDVRRIDHLIATCVLGS encoded by the coding sequence ATGATCGTGGAAACAGCAGCGATAACTGAGTGGATATTTGTTCAAGAAGTTCCTATCCCCAACGATGTGGCGGGTTTGCTTGCGCCTGGTGAGCAACCCTACGCGGCGTTCAAAACATTCAGAGATTCAGCTATTTTTACCTCTAAGCGCCTCATCGTGCGGGACGCGCAAGGTATCCGAGGTAAAAAAGTTGAAATTTACTCCCTGCCCTACAGTTCCATCAACATGTGGTCCACTGAGAACGCTGGCACTTTCGACCTGTCCGCCGAGGTTGAACTATGGACTCGAGCTGGACGCATCAAAATTAAACTCGGTAAGGGCATGGACGTCCGTAGAATTGACCATCTCATCGCCACGTGCGTTCTTGGAAGCTGA
- a CDS encoding HAD-IIA family hydrolase: MVEVSELGECTLLVDLEGTIYTREGVIEGAAKAVRELRRLGVSIRFLTNNDSESGEMITQRLATHGVDATVDDVFTPVHATCAYLAHKPNARVYPLTTPDIASELGHEAVLVDAHEHPTHVVVGDMRSQWSPIQLNGALAALRGGAELVALQKGRCYMSGGAVHMDTGAFVAALEYAAGVEAVVLGKPHRRFVDLACATVPESARRLVLVVGDDITTDIAMGKAAQVGTIQVKTGKWFAQQGLVHMGEPDAVIESVAELPTFLVRFLSYG; encoded by the coding sequence ATGGTCGAGGTTAGCGAATTAGGTGAGTGCACGCTTCTGGTGGATCTTGAGGGAACGATCTACACCCGAGAGGGTGTGATTGAGGGGGCCGCCAAGGCAGTGCGCGAATTGCGCCGCTTGGGTGTGAGCATCCGGTTCCTGACTAACAACGATTCGGAATCGGGCGAGATGATCACGCAGCGCCTTGCCACCCACGGTGTCGATGCGACGGTTGATGACGTTTTCACGCCTGTGCATGCAACATGCGCGTACCTTGCCCACAAACCAAACGCTCGGGTCTACCCGTTGACCACACCGGACATTGCCAGCGAGCTTGGTCATGAGGCGGTGCTTGTGGATGCGCATGAACACCCCACGCATGTTGTTGTGGGTGATATGCGTTCCCAATGGTCCCCGATCCAGTTGAATGGCGCGTTAGCGGCATTGCGTGGTGGGGCTGAACTCGTGGCGCTTCAGAAGGGCCGTTGTTATATGTCTGGTGGCGCCGTGCACATGGACACTGGTGCTTTTGTGGCTGCGCTCGAGTACGCGGCGGGAGTTGAGGCTGTGGTCCTTGGGAAACCTCACCGGAGGTTTGTTGACCTTGCCTGTGCAACTGTTCCGGAAAGTGCGCGTCGCCTTGTGTTGGTTGTTGGTGACGACATCACAACAGACATCGCCATGGGGAAAGCCGCGCAGGTGGGCACCATTCAGGTGAAGACAGGCAAGTGGTTTGCTCAGCAAGGGTTAGTACACATGGGTGAACCTGATGCGGTGATTGAGAGTGTCGCTGAACTCCCTACTTTCCTTGTGAGGTTCTTGTCTTACGGTTAG
- a CDS encoding DUF6318 family protein, translating into MSFSRDLSSFLFRRSLVVLVVSAVVLSGCSGGGDEPTEVSKTVEVPADTEGDDAGTDGEAVGEVAPIPFDEFDPSEYEVGDVVPEVEIVKPVEYPEMANNDEAGAEAAAQYMIDVLNYTYNTGDSTYLNAVAADDCSLCTEIRNHVNEIAERGGRVVGPTTKLQWKEYYGQLGASWIVNITLYYPDSTVVNKDRQMLGGLTGRGEVERQILVVNESAAAWKFASLGEVAFS; encoded by the coding sequence ATGTCTTTTTCTCGTGATCTTTCGTCTTTCCTTTTTCGTCGTTCTCTTGTGGTGCTTGTTGTTAGTGCTGTTGTGTTGAGTGGGTGCAGCGGCGGTGGTGATGAACCAACCGAGGTGAGTAAGACTGTTGAAGTGCCGGCTGACACTGAGGGTGACGATGCTGGGACGGATGGCGAAGCGGTTGGCGAGGTTGCGCCGATTCCGTTTGATGAGTTTGATCCCTCTGAGTATGAGGTGGGGGACGTTGTTCCTGAGGTTGAGATTGTTAAACCGGTCGAGTATCCAGAGATGGCCAACAACGACGAGGCGGGCGCTGAAGCTGCCGCCCAGTACATGATCGACGTTCTTAACTACACCTACAACACTGGCGACTCTACCTACCTCAACGCTGTCGCTGCTGACGATTGTTCTCTTTGCACGGAAATCAGGAATCACGTAAATGAAATTGCTGAAAGGGGAGGGCGTGTTGTAGGGCCCACAACGAAGCTTCAGTGGAAAGAGTATTACGGACAACTAGGTGCCTCATGGATCGTGAATATTACTCTGTACTATCCAGACTCAACAGTCGTCAATAAGGATAGACAAATGCTGGGTGGCCTCACTGGAAGGGGAGAAGTGGAACGTCAGATTCTCGTTGTGAACGAATCTGCAGCCGCGTGGAAGTTCGCTTCTTTGGGAGAGGTGGCATTTAGTTGA
- a CDS encoding DUF952 domain-containing protein, whose product MEIFHLTRVSDWEQAQEVGTYEISSNDLSLDDVGFIHASLPHQLPAVAEFVFAGVTDPLCVLVMDSDRIEATGTPVRWEDGGSGELYPHIYGPIQPTWVTDVIPAGFDESSGVFEVHSDR is encoded by the coding sequence ATGGAAATTTTCCACCTCACTCGGGTCTCTGACTGGGAGCAGGCTCAAGAAGTCGGTACGTACGAGATCTCAAGTAACGACCTTTCGTTGGACGATGTGGGGTTCATTCACGCTTCGTTGCCTCACCAGTTGCCAGCAGTGGCTGAGTTCGTTTTCGCGGGAGTTACCGATCCGTTGTGTGTCCTTGTCATGGACTCTGACAGAATCGAAGCAACAGGCACACCCGTTCGTTGGGAAGATGGTGGAAGCGGCGAACTCTACCCACACATCTATGGCCCCATTCAGCCCACGTGGGTTACGGATGTGATTCCAGCGGGATTTGACGAATCATCTGGCGTATTCGAGGTTCACTCCGACCGGTAG
- a CDS encoding LamG-like jellyroll fold domain-containing protein, translating to MTNRTTMQPSRKTAGIAASMAGILTATVLAVGVSLPAHAKKTPHDTPTFTDVTVHDPSVITDGDDIWVFGSHGASAHTQDLLNWTQHTVDLAQDRDNPLFEDIYNELKETFEWAQSDTLWASDAIQLPNGKFAMYYNACKGDSPRSALGLAIADTVDGPYKDQGILLKSGMWDEESENPGEIYDALIHPNAVDPDAFYDEDGTLWMVYGSYSGGIFILEMDKDTGLPLPDQGYGQHLLGGNHSRIEAPAIQYNKDTGYYYLYTSFGGLDATGGYNMRVARSKNPDGPYVDAQGNDMSQVKSDPSQPLFDDASIEPYGVKLMGSHLFTRELGDPGEGAGVGYISPGHNTWYEDPDTGKMFLIFHSRFPGNGEMHQVRVQQMWFTPDGWPVLSPMRYAGETAGSVKKNEIAGDWQLINMGTSINTTPIESETVRLEKNGTVTTTEQGVTKPTTTRIGKWSLKGKNTATITVNNTTYTGLFTPIWDPQYQQWSVGLSALSKDGITLTGRQVEVLTGAQAVKAVAKAIDLGNTKNVTANLTLPTSGTGGTTITWWSSNDAVIDGTGKITRPAVGEEPTTAKLYARITNGKKTKKMTYTIVVAPRVAATLDASYSFDGDLTDTTGAGEAATTTGARIDTTGGEPAFTDGVSGQALTLDGTNGVRLPDGLIDSHSYSVAMWLKPTELTQFTTAFFGAATSESWVSLVPSGHDGVNGRTMLWSGTAWYDADSGTQIPTGQWSHVAFVVDGGGVELYINGERTFDGTGFPDVFTANDGTFGVGVNWWDTPFTGAVDELNIYSSALTAQDVRDLATVGQ from the coding sequence ATGACGAACAGGACCACCATGCAACCATCACGTAAGACGGCGGGTATCGCCGCCTCGATGGCAGGGATTCTCACTGCTACTGTCCTTGCTGTGGGTGTTTCATTACCCGCACACGCCAAGAAAACGCCACACGACACCCCGACGTTCACCGACGTCACTGTGCACGACCCGTCCGTTATCACAGACGGCGACGACATTTGGGTGTTCGGTTCACACGGCGCATCAGCCCACACCCAAGATCTCCTCAACTGGACGCAACACACAGTTGACCTGGCTCAGGACCGCGATAACCCCCTCTTTGAGGACATCTACAACGAACTCAAAGAAACATTCGAGTGGGCGCAGTCCGATACCTTGTGGGCTTCTGACGCCATCCAACTACCCAACGGCAAATTCGCGATGTACTACAACGCCTGCAAAGGCGACTCACCCAGGTCTGCACTCGGGTTAGCAATCGCAGACACAGTGGATGGCCCCTACAAAGACCAAGGCATCCTGCTGAAATCGGGAATGTGGGATGAGGAATCTGAAAATCCCGGCGAGATCTATGACGCGTTGATCCACCCCAACGCTGTTGACCCTGACGCGTTCTACGACGAAGACGGCACCCTGTGGATGGTGTACGGCTCCTACTCGGGTGGAATCTTCATCCTTGAAATGGACAAAGACACTGGCCTGCCCCTACCTGACCAGGGTTACGGTCAGCACCTCCTCGGTGGAAACCACTCACGTATCGAAGCGCCAGCCATTCAATACAACAAGGACACCGGCTACTACTACCTGTACACGTCATTCGGTGGATTAGACGCCACCGGTGGGTACAACATGCGTGTAGCCCGCTCCAAAAACCCTGATGGTCCCTACGTGGACGCTCAAGGCAACGACATGTCCCAGGTCAAGTCTGATCCGTCTCAACCACTCTTTGATGACGCATCCATTGAACCGTATGGTGTCAAACTCATGGGCTCGCACCTTTTCACTCGTGAGCTTGGCGACCCAGGTGAGGGCGCCGGGGTTGGTTACATCTCTCCCGGCCACAATACCTGGTATGAAGATCCTGACACCGGGAAAATGTTCCTGATCTTCCACTCCCGTTTCCCAGGCAACGGCGAAATGCACCAAGTTCGGGTACAACAGATGTGGTTCACCCCTGATGGGTGGCCGGTACTGTCCCCCATGCGGTACGCCGGGGAAACAGCAGGGAGCGTGAAGAAAAACGAGATTGCCGGTGATTGGCAACTCATCAACATGGGCACCAGCATCAACACCACCCCCATTGAATCCGAGACAGTGCGCCTAGAGAAAAACGGGACCGTCACCACCACTGAACAAGGCGTGACAAAACCAACAACAACGCGCATCGGAAAGTGGTCCCTGAAAGGGAAAAACACCGCAACGATCACTGTGAACAACACCACGTACACTGGGTTGTTCACCCCAATATGGGACCCGCAATACCAACAGTGGTCCGTTGGTCTGAGCGCGTTGTCCAAGGACGGCATCACACTCACCGGGCGTCAGGTTGAGGTCCTCACCGGCGCTCAGGCTGTGAAAGCAGTTGCGAAAGCAATTGACCTGGGTAACACCAAGAACGTCACCGCGAACCTGACCCTCCCTACCAGTGGAACCGGTGGAACCACCATCACCTGGTGGTCCTCCAATGACGCTGTCATTGATGGAACGGGGAAGATCACGCGCCCAGCCGTGGGTGAGGAGCCGACGACCGCGAAACTCTACGCACGGATCACCAACGGCAAGAAAACCAAGAAAATGACGTACACGATCGTTGTTGCACCACGTGTTGCCGCAACCCTCGATGCGTCCTACAGCTTCGATGGTGACCTCACTGACACCACGGGGGCAGGTGAAGCAGCCACAACAACGGGTGCTCGCATTGACACAACCGGTGGTGAACCAGCGTTCACGGACGGTGTGTCCGGTCAAGCGCTCACATTGGACGGTACAAACGGTGTGCGGCTCCCCGATGGGCTCATTGACTCCCACTCATACTCTGTGGCGATGTGGTTGAAACCCACTGAACTCACCCAGTTCACAACAGCGTTCTTTGGCGCAGCCACGAGCGAATCATGGGTTTCTCTTGTGCCCTCAGGACACGATGGTGTGAATGGGCGAACCATGCTGTGGTCTGGAACTGCATGGTATGACGCCGACTCGGGCACACAGATCCCCACCGGCCAGTGGAGTCACGTGGCGTTCGTTGTTGACGGTGGAGGTGTAGAACTCTATATCAATGGGGAACGCACTTTTGACGGAACCGGGTTTCCTGATGTGTTTACCGCAAATGACGGCACCTTCGGGGTGGGTGTGAACTGGTGGGACACCCCATTCACGGGTGCTGTGGATGAACTCAACATCTATTCGTCCGCGCTCACCGCGCAGGATGTCCGCGATCTCGCCACGGTTGGTCAGTAA